A genome region from Anolis carolinensis isolate JA03-04 chromosome 6, rAnoCar3.1.pri, whole genome shotgun sequence includes the following:
- the kash5 gene encoding protein KASH5 isoform X3: MMEDISHTSFENAAVAQLTAVLSTEVPWDNSGISSKNILNADQCSEENVLKCTFKACDSEQTGEVSVFRIIEYLQEMTGQSCEDWRFQSLYKRLDPEERGIAVNFSTFYAVMKDWIADCRQEGEEAADLMNSIKDLQQGNKQLAVQNTKLQRTIETAEELNSRLSEEISELKGKLRSTQQALEQARAVANELEDLKVFSKTLEEENNRLHAQTRQLEKEQQLLFVRVDNLQEENKKLLTEKENSKCKIKELFTKKASLKSKICEYEKLTSCKDAALNEKTKRIEELTMILDEYRTVVEELRLEVRRLQDHLCQSSQHPDMQPKDSLQNMKTGLQGPVQPLCMEIEESQKQEFSEGEDMPSPFCGVLPSFKKPPVPLENIRSLAEEIVPVVLSTFQEAIVPSSTELSSEAAFQEQALVPVCGELMAAIEKKPDGTLFEFLFQWFCDVPLGHLILYTLQKLMLPGLLTCCSLLAIFFLVLPYDQHPVWVEPKGSNPWPQLELRYLRPPPM, encoded by the exons ATGATGGAGGATATTTCCCATACGTCTTTTGAAAATGCAGCAGTTGCACAGTTAACTGCAGTCTTATCAACAGAAG TACCATGGGACAACTCTGGCATCAGCAGCAAAAACATCCTGAACGCGGACCAGTGTTCTGAAGAAAATGTTCTGAAATGCACATTCAAGGCCTGTGATTCTGAACAAACAG GAGAGGTATCTGTTTTCCGAATTATTGAATACTTACAAGAAATGACAGGACAAAGTTGTGAAGACTGGAGGTTTCAGTCTCTTTATAAAAGATTGGACCCTGAAGAAAGAGGGATTGCTGTTAATTTTTCTACCTTCTATGCTGTCATGAAAGATTGGATTGCAGACTGTCGGCAAGAAGG AGAAGAGGCAGCAGACTTGATGAATAGCATTAAAGACTTGCAGCAAGGAAACAAGCAGCTAGCAGTGCAGAATACCAAGCTGCAGAGGACCATTGAAACTGCAGAAGAGCTGAATTCAAGACTCTCTGAAGAAATCTCTGAGCTGAAAGGGAAACTGAGAAG CACCCAGCAAGCCTTAGAGCAAGCTAGAGCTGTGGCAAATGAATTAGAAGATCTGAAGGTTTTTTCAAAAACTCTAGAAGAGGAAAATAATAGACTGCATGCACAAACTCGACAGCTA GAAAAAGAACAGCAGTTGCTATTTGTTCGAGTGGATAATCTGCAGGAAGAG AACAAGAAATTACttacagaaaaagaaaattcTAAGTGTAAAATCAAGGAGCTATTTACAAAGAAAGCCAGTTTGAAG TCCAAAATATGTGAGTATGAAAAACTTACCTCCTGTAAAGATGCTGCTCTTAATGAG AAAACAAAACGAATCGAAGAATTAACAATGATTCTTGATGAATATCGAACAGTAGTTGAG GAATTGAGACTGGAAGTTCGCAGACTTCAAGACCATTTGTGCCAGTCTTCTCAACATCCAGACAT GCAGCCAAAAGATTCCCTACAGAACATGAAGACTGGCTTACAGGGTCCTGTACAGCCGCTCTGCATGGAGATTGAAGAATCACAGAAA CAGGAGTTCAGTGAAGGTGAGGACATGCCTAGCCCTTTCTGTGGGGTGTTGCCATCTTTCAAGAAGCCTCCCGTGCCTTTGGAGAACATCAGATCCTTGGCAGAGGAAATAGTACCG GTGGTGCTTTCTACCTTTCAAGAAGCCATAGTACCCAGCTCAACAGAACT AAGTTCTGAAGCTGCCTTTCAGGAACAAGCTTTAGTCCCAGTGTGTGGTGAACTCATGGCTGCAATTGAGAAGAAGCCAGATGGGACTTTATTTGAATTCCTGTTTCAATG GTTCTGTGATGTCCCCTTAGGCCACTTGATATTATACACCTTGCAGAAACTGATGCTTCCTGGACTCCTCACATGTTGTTCCTTGCTGGCCATATTCTTCTTAGTTCTTCCTTATGACCAACATCCTGTCTGGGTTGAACCCAAGGGCTCAAATCCTTGGCCACAGTTAGAGTTACGGTACTTACGGCCACCACCTATGTAA
- the LOC100559807 gene encoding GTPase HRas, protein MTEYKLVVVGAGGVGKSALTIQLIQNHFVDEYDPTIEDSYRKQVVIDGETCLLDILDTAGQEEYSAMRDQYMRTGEGFLCVFAINNTKSFEDVHHYREQINRVKDSDDVPMVLVGNKCDLPSRTVDTKQAQELARSYGIPFVETSAKTRQGVEDAFYTLVREIRKHKEKISNGRKKKSSKRKCIIL, encoded by the exons ATGACAGAATACAAACTGGTGGTGGTGGGTGCTGGTGGTGTTGGGAAGAGTGCACTGACCATACAGCTGATTCAGAATCACTTTGTGGATGAATATGACCCCACAATAGAG GATTCATACCGGAAGCAGGTGGTAATTGATGGAGAGACATGTCTCCTGGATATCTTGGATACAGCTGGGCAAGAAGAGTACAGTGCTATGCGTGACCAGTATATGAGGACAGGAGAAGGCTTCCTTTGTGTTTTTGCAATCAACAACACAAAATCTTTTGAAGATGTTCACCACTACAG AGAACAGATCAATCGTGTGAAAGACTCTGATGATGTTCCTATGGTGCTTGTCGGCAATAAGTGTGATCTGCCCTCTCGGACAGTCGATACTAAACAGGCTCAGGAGCTTGCCAGAAGTTATGGAATCCCCTTTGTAGAGACCTCTGCCAAAACCAGACAG GGAGTGGAGGATGCTTTCTACACTCTGGTGCGAGAAATCCGAAAACACAAGGAGAAGATCAGCAATGGGCGCAAGAAGAAATCTTCCAAAAGGAAGTGTATTATCCTCTGA
- the kash5 gene encoding protein KASH5 isoform X2, protein MMEDISHTSFENAAVAQLTAVLSTEAVPWDNSGISSKNILNADQCSEENVLKCTFKACDSEQTGEVSVFRIIEYLQEMTGQSCEDWRFQSLYKRLDPEERGIAVNFSTFYAVMKDWIADCRQEGEEAADLMNSIKDLQQGNKQLAVQNTKLQRTIETAEELNSRLSEEISELKGKLRSTQQALEQARAVANELEDLKVFSKTLEEENNRLHAQTRQLEKEQQLLFVRVDNLQEENKKLLTEKENSKCKIKELFTKKASLKSKICEYEKLTSCKDAALNEKTKRIEELTMILDEYRTVVEELRLEVRRLQDHLCQSSQHPDMQPKDSLQNMKTGLQGPVQPLCMEIEESQKEFSEGEDMPSPFCGVLPSFKKPPVPLENIRSLAEEIVPVVLSTFQEAIVPSSTELSSEAAFQEQALVPVCGELMAAIEKKPDGTLFEFLFQWFCDVPLGHLILYTLQKLMLPGLLTCCSLLAIFFLVLPYDQHPVWVEPKGSNPWPQLELRYLRPPPM, encoded by the exons ATGATGGAGGATATTTCCCATACGTCTTTTGAAAATGCAGCAGTTGCACAGTTAACTGCAGTCTTATCAACAGAAG CAGTACCATGGGACAACTCTGGCATCAGCAGCAAAAACATCCTGAACGCGGACCAGTGTTCTGAAGAAAATGTTCTGAAATGCACATTCAAGGCCTGTGATTCTGAACAAACAG GAGAGGTATCTGTTTTCCGAATTATTGAATACTTACAAGAAATGACAGGACAAAGTTGTGAAGACTGGAGGTTTCAGTCTCTTTATAAAAGATTGGACCCTGAAGAAAGAGGGATTGCTGTTAATTTTTCTACCTTCTATGCTGTCATGAAAGATTGGATTGCAGACTGTCGGCAAGAAGG AGAAGAGGCAGCAGACTTGATGAATAGCATTAAAGACTTGCAGCAAGGAAACAAGCAGCTAGCAGTGCAGAATACCAAGCTGCAGAGGACCATTGAAACTGCAGAAGAGCTGAATTCAAGACTCTCTGAAGAAATCTCTGAGCTGAAAGGGAAACTGAGAAG CACCCAGCAAGCCTTAGAGCAAGCTAGAGCTGTGGCAAATGAATTAGAAGATCTGAAGGTTTTTTCAAAAACTCTAGAAGAGGAAAATAATAGACTGCATGCACAAACTCGACAGCTA GAAAAAGAACAGCAGTTGCTATTTGTTCGAGTGGATAATCTGCAGGAAGAG AACAAGAAATTACttacagaaaaagaaaattcTAAGTGTAAAATCAAGGAGCTATTTACAAAGAAAGCCAGTTTGAAG TCCAAAATATGTGAGTATGAAAAACTTACCTCCTGTAAAGATGCTGCTCTTAATGAG AAAACAAAACGAATCGAAGAATTAACAATGATTCTTGATGAATATCGAACAGTAGTTGAG GAATTGAGACTGGAAGTTCGCAGACTTCAAGACCATTTGTGCCAGTCTTCTCAACATCCAGACAT GCAGCCAAAAGATTCCCTACAGAACATGAAGACTGGCTTACAGGGTCCTGTACAGCCGCTCTGCATGGAGATTGAAGAATCACAGAAA GAGTTCAGTGAAGGTGAGGACATGCCTAGCCCTTTCTGTGGGGTGTTGCCATCTTTCAAGAAGCCTCCCGTGCCTTTGGAGAACATCAGATCCTTGGCAGAGGAAATAGTACCG GTGGTGCTTTCTACCTTTCAAGAAGCCATAGTACCCAGCTCAACAGAACT AAGTTCTGAAGCTGCCTTTCAGGAACAAGCTTTAGTCCCAGTGTGTGGTGAACTCATGGCTGCAATTGAGAAGAAGCCAGATGGGACTTTATTTGAATTCCTGTTTCAATG GTTCTGTGATGTCCCCTTAGGCCACTTGATATTATACACCTTGCAGAAACTGATGCTTCCTGGACTCCTCACATGTTGTTCCTTGCTGGCCATATTCTTCTTAGTTCTTCCTTATGACCAACATCCTGTCTGGGTTGAACCCAAGGGCTCAAATCCTTGGCCACAGTTAGAGTTACGGTACTTACGGCCACCACCTATGTAA
- the kash5 gene encoding protein KASH5 isoform X1 → MMEDISHTSFENAAVAQLTAVLSTEAVPWDNSGISSKNILNADQCSEENVLKCTFKACDSEQTGEVSVFRIIEYLQEMTGQSCEDWRFQSLYKRLDPEERGIAVNFSTFYAVMKDWIADCRQEGEEAADLMNSIKDLQQGNKQLAVQNTKLQRTIETAEELNSRLSEEISELKGKLRSTQQALEQARAVANELEDLKVFSKTLEEENNRLHAQTRQLEKEQQLLFVRVDNLQEENKKLLTEKENSKCKIKELFTKKASLKSKICEYEKLTSCKDAALNEKTKRIEELTMILDEYRTVVEELRLEVRRLQDHLCQSSQHPDMQPKDSLQNMKTGLQGPVQPLCMEIEESQKQEFSEGEDMPSPFCGVLPSFKKPPVPLENIRSLAEEIVPVVLSTFQEAIVPSSTELSSEAAFQEQALVPVCGELMAAIEKKPDGTLFEFLFQWFCDVPLGHLILYTLQKLMLPGLLTCCSLLAIFFLVLPYDQHPVWVEPKGSNPWPQLELRYLRPPPM, encoded by the exons ATGATGGAGGATATTTCCCATACGTCTTTTGAAAATGCAGCAGTTGCACAGTTAACTGCAGTCTTATCAACAGAAG CAGTACCATGGGACAACTCTGGCATCAGCAGCAAAAACATCCTGAACGCGGACCAGTGTTCTGAAGAAAATGTTCTGAAATGCACATTCAAGGCCTGTGATTCTGAACAAACAG GAGAGGTATCTGTTTTCCGAATTATTGAATACTTACAAGAAATGACAGGACAAAGTTGTGAAGACTGGAGGTTTCAGTCTCTTTATAAAAGATTGGACCCTGAAGAAAGAGGGATTGCTGTTAATTTTTCTACCTTCTATGCTGTCATGAAAGATTGGATTGCAGACTGTCGGCAAGAAGG AGAAGAGGCAGCAGACTTGATGAATAGCATTAAAGACTTGCAGCAAGGAAACAAGCAGCTAGCAGTGCAGAATACCAAGCTGCAGAGGACCATTGAAACTGCAGAAGAGCTGAATTCAAGACTCTCTGAAGAAATCTCTGAGCTGAAAGGGAAACTGAGAAG CACCCAGCAAGCCTTAGAGCAAGCTAGAGCTGTGGCAAATGAATTAGAAGATCTGAAGGTTTTTTCAAAAACTCTAGAAGAGGAAAATAATAGACTGCATGCACAAACTCGACAGCTA GAAAAAGAACAGCAGTTGCTATTTGTTCGAGTGGATAATCTGCAGGAAGAG AACAAGAAATTACttacagaaaaagaaaattcTAAGTGTAAAATCAAGGAGCTATTTACAAAGAAAGCCAGTTTGAAG TCCAAAATATGTGAGTATGAAAAACTTACCTCCTGTAAAGATGCTGCTCTTAATGAG AAAACAAAACGAATCGAAGAATTAACAATGATTCTTGATGAATATCGAACAGTAGTTGAG GAATTGAGACTGGAAGTTCGCAGACTTCAAGACCATTTGTGCCAGTCTTCTCAACATCCAGACAT GCAGCCAAAAGATTCCCTACAGAACATGAAGACTGGCTTACAGGGTCCTGTACAGCCGCTCTGCATGGAGATTGAAGAATCACAGAAA CAGGAGTTCAGTGAAGGTGAGGACATGCCTAGCCCTTTCTGTGGGGTGTTGCCATCTTTCAAGAAGCCTCCCGTGCCTTTGGAGAACATCAGATCCTTGGCAGAGGAAATAGTACCG GTGGTGCTTTCTACCTTTCAAGAAGCCATAGTACCCAGCTCAACAGAACT AAGTTCTGAAGCTGCCTTTCAGGAACAAGCTTTAGTCCCAGTGTGTGGTGAACTCATGGCTGCAATTGAGAAGAAGCCAGATGGGACTTTATTTGAATTCCTGTTTCAATG GTTCTGTGATGTCCCCTTAGGCCACTTGATATTATACACCTTGCAGAAACTGATGCTTCCTGGACTCCTCACATGTTGTTCCTTGCTGGCCATATTCTTCTTAGTTCTTCCTTATGACCAACATCCTGTCTGGGTTGAACCCAAGGGCTCAAATCCTTGGCCACAGTTAGAGTTACGGTACTTACGGCCACCACCTATGTAA
- the kash5 gene encoding protein KASH5 isoform X4: MMEDISHTSFENAAVAQLTAVLSTEAVPWDNSGISSKNILNADQCSEENVLKCTFKACDSEQTGEVSVFRIIEYLQEMTGQSCEDWRFQSLYKRLDPEERGIAVNFSTFYAVMKDWIADCRQEGEEAADLMNSIKDLQQGNKQLAVQNTKLQRTIETAEELNSRLSEEISELKGKLRSTQQALEQARAVANELEDLKVFSKTLEEENNRLHAQTRQLEKEQQLLFVRVDNLQEENKKLLTEKENSKCKIKELFTKKASLKSKICEYEKLTSCKDAALNEKTKRIEELTMILDEYRTVVEELRLEVRRLQDHLCQSSQHPDMQPKDSLQNMKTGLQGPVQPLCMEIEESQKQEFSEGEDMPSPFCGVLPSFKKPPVPLENIRSLAEEIVPVVLSTFQEAIVPSSTELSSEAAFQEQALVPVCGELMAAIEKKPDGTLFEFLFQW; encoded by the exons ATGATGGAGGATATTTCCCATACGTCTTTTGAAAATGCAGCAGTTGCACAGTTAACTGCAGTCTTATCAACAGAAG CAGTACCATGGGACAACTCTGGCATCAGCAGCAAAAACATCCTGAACGCGGACCAGTGTTCTGAAGAAAATGTTCTGAAATGCACATTCAAGGCCTGTGATTCTGAACAAACAG GAGAGGTATCTGTTTTCCGAATTATTGAATACTTACAAGAAATGACAGGACAAAGTTGTGAAGACTGGAGGTTTCAGTCTCTTTATAAAAGATTGGACCCTGAAGAAAGAGGGATTGCTGTTAATTTTTCTACCTTCTATGCTGTCATGAAAGATTGGATTGCAGACTGTCGGCAAGAAGG AGAAGAGGCAGCAGACTTGATGAATAGCATTAAAGACTTGCAGCAAGGAAACAAGCAGCTAGCAGTGCAGAATACCAAGCTGCAGAGGACCATTGAAACTGCAGAAGAGCTGAATTCAAGACTCTCTGAAGAAATCTCTGAGCTGAAAGGGAAACTGAGAAG CACCCAGCAAGCCTTAGAGCAAGCTAGAGCTGTGGCAAATGAATTAGAAGATCTGAAGGTTTTTTCAAAAACTCTAGAAGAGGAAAATAATAGACTGCATGCACAAACTCGACAGCTA GAAAAAGAACAGCAGTTGCTATTTGTTCGAGTGGATAATCTGCAGGAAGAG AACAAGAAATTACttacagaaaaagaaaattcTAAGTGTAAAATCAAGGAGCTATTTACAAAGAAAGCCAGTTTGAAG TCCAAAATATGTGAGTATGAAAAACTTACCTCCTGTAAAGATGCTGCTCTTAATGAG AAAACAAAACGAATCGAAGAATTAACAATGATTCTTGATGAATATCGAACAGTAGTTGAG GAATTGAGACTGGAAGTTCGCAGACTTCAAGACCATTTGTGCCAGTCTTCTCAACATCCAGACAT GCAGCCAAAAGATTCCCTACAGAACATGAAGACTGGCTTACAGGGTCCTGTACAGCCGCTCTGCATGGAGATTGAAGAATCACAGAAA CAGGAGTTCAGTGAAGGTGAGGACATGCCTAGCCCTTTCTGTGGGGTGTTGCCATCTTTCAAGAAGCCTCCCGTGCCTTTGGAGAACATCAGATCCTTGGCAGAGGAAATAGTACCG GTGGTGCTTTCTACCTTTCAAGAAGCCATAGTACCCAGCTCAACAGAACT AAGTTCTGAAGCTGCCTTTCAGGAACAAGCTTTAGTCCCAGTGTGTGGTGAACTCATGGCTGCAATTGAGAAGAAGCCAGATGGGACTTTATTTGAATTCCTGTTTCAATGGTGA